One Echeneis naucrates chromosome 16, fEcheNa1.1, whole genome shotgun sequence DNA window includes the following coding sequences:
- the bpgm gene encoding bisphosphoglycerate mutase isoform X2: MSKYKLFLLRHGEGAWNKENRFCSWVDQKLSENGVKEAQDCGRLLKEQGYKFDLVFTSLLSRSIQTAWLVLEAMGQEWVPVVKSWRLNERHYGALIGLNRAEMASQHGEEKVKLWRRSYDISPPPIDESHPYFLEIYNDRRYNTCDVPKDNLPRAESLKEVLDRLLPYWDSIVVPEIRRGRTVLISAHGNSCRALLKHLEGIPVLLELDENLRPVKPRQLLGDQAKIQAAIKKVEDQGKAKPST; the protein is encoded by the exons ATGTCTAAGTACAAACTCTTTTTGCTGAGGCATGGAGAAGGGGCCTGGAACAAGGAGAACCGCTTCTGCAGCTGGGTTGACCAGAAGCTGAGTGAGAATGGGGTGAAGGAAGCCCAGGACTGTGGCAGGCTCTTGAAGGAGCAGGGTTATAAATTCGACTTAGTATTCACCTCCTTACTCAGCCGCTCCATCCAGACAGCCTGGTTGGTGCTGGAGGCTATGGGCCAGGAGTGGGTCCCTGTTGTAAAGTCCTGGAGACTTAATGAGCGCCATTATGGTGCCCTGATTGGTTTAAACAGGGCAGAGATGGCCTCACAACatggagaggaaaaagtgaagttGTGGAGAAGGAGCTACGACATCAGCCCACCTCCTATTGATGAGTCTCATCCTTACTTTCTGGAAATCTACAATGACCGCAGATACAACACTTGTGACGTGCCAAAGGACAACCTTCCCCGAGCAGAGAGCCTGAAAGAGGTGTTGGACAGGCTGCTGCCATACTGGGACAGCATTGTGGTGCCGGAGATAAGAAGAGGGAGGACTGTGCTCATTTCTGCTCATGGAAACAGCTGCAGGGCTCTGCTGAAACACCTGGAAG GGATACCTGTGCTGCTTGAGCTGGATGAAAACCTGCGACCTGTGAAACCACGACAACTCTTGGGAGACCAGGCAAAGATTCAGGCAGCCATTAAAAAGGTGGAGGATCAGGGAAAAGCTAAACCATCAACATGA
- the LOC115056920 gene encoding LOW QUALITY PROTEIN: troponin I, slow skeletal muscle-like (The sequence of the model RefSeq protein was modified relative to this genomic sequence to represent the inferred CDS: substituted 1 base at 1 genomic stop codon), with product MSEAXKKSKISASRRLALKTKLLKMASVMLEKEKEKKKLERETTLRERVPSPQLSGLSIQDLQAVCRELHHKIDVVDEERYDIEAKVAKNTKEIENLSQKIFEMKGKINRPALKRVKISADAMLGALLGTKVKESVDFKANLKTVKKEEEKKEEVTDWRKNVEAMSGMEGRKKLFDAGQ from the exons ATGTCTGAGGCGTAA AAAAAATCAAAGATCTCTGCATCTCGCAGACTGGCTCTTAAG ACCAAACTGTTGAAAATGGCATCAGTGATgttggagaaggagaaggagaaaaagaagctggagagagaaacTACTTTGAGGGAGAGGGTCCCTTCACCTCAGCTGTCTGGTTTGTCCATACAGGACCTTCAG GCTGTATGCAGAGAACTGCACCATAAGATTGATGTGGTAGACGAAGAGCGTTATGACATCGAAGCTAAAGTGGCTAAAAACACCAAAGAG ATTGAGAATCTATCACAGAAGATCTTTGAGATGAAGGGTAAGATTAACCGACCGGCTCTCAAGAGGGTGAAGATCTCAGCTGATGCCATGCTGGGAGCTCTGCTGGGCACGAAGGTCAAAGAGTCTGTAGACTTCAAGGCCAATCTCAAGACtgtgaagaaagaagaggaaaag aaagaggaagtgactgaCTGGCGAAAGAACGTGGAGGCCATGTCTGGCatggaggggaggaagaagctGTTTGATGCTGGGCAGTAA
- the LOC115056245 gene encoding troponin I, slow skeletal muscle-like, with translation FAYPLFQKPKPKISASRRLFLKTKLIKKAMTMLDNEKQVRKDERERTLAERVPSLQLSGLSMQDLQTLCRELHQKIDVVDEERYDIAAKVTKNEREIQDLSQKIFEMKGKMKRPNLRRVRVSADAMLGALLGSKVKESVDFKANLKTVKKEEEKKEEVTDWRKNVDAKSGMEGRKKLFDAGQ, from the exons TTTGCCTATCCTCTTTTCCAGAAACCAAAGCCCAAAATCTCTGCATCTCGCAGACTGTTCTTGAAg ACCAAACTGATCAAGAAGGCCATGACCATGCTGGATAATGAAAAGCAAGTCAGAAAAGATGAACGAGAGAGAACCTTAGCCGAGAGAGTCCCATCCCTCCAACTGTCAGGCCTGTCGATGCAGGATTTACAG ACTCTTTGCAGAGAGTTACACCAGAAAATTGATGTTGTTGATGAAGAGCGGTATGACATTGCCGCTAAAGTGACAAAAAATGAAAGGGAG ATACAGGACCTCTCTCAAAAGATCTTTGAGATGAAGGGCAAGATGAAGAGGCCAAACCTGAGGAGGGTGAGGGTGTCTGCTGATGCCATGCTGGGAGCTCTGCTGGGCTCTAAGGTCAAAGAGTCTGTGGACTTCAAGGCCAACCTCAAGACtgtgaagaaagaagaggaaaag AAAGAGGAGGTGACTGACTGGCGTAAGAACGTGGATGCCAAGTCTGGTATGGAGGGTAGAAAGAAGCTGTTTGACGCTGGACAGTAG
- the bpgm gene encoding bisphosphoglycerate mutase isoform X1, with translation MSKYKLFLLRHGEGAWNKENRFCSWVDQKLSENGVKEAQDCGRLLKEQGYKFDLVFTSLLSRSIQTAWLVLEAMGQEWVPVVKSWRLNERHYGALIGLNRAEMASQHGEEKVKLWRRSYDISPPPIDESHPYFLEIYNDRRYNTCDVPKDNLPRAESLKEVLDRLLPYWDSIVVPEIRRGRTVLISAHGNSCRALLKHLEGISDNEIANVTLPTGIPVLLELDENLRPVKPRQLLGDQAKIQAAIKKVEDQGKAKPST, from the exons ATGTCTAAGTACAAACTCTTTTTGCTGAGGCATGGAGAAGGGGCCTGGAACAAGGAGAACCGCTTCTGCAGCTGGGTTGACCAGAAGCTGAGTGAGAATGGGGTGAAGGAAGCCCAGGACTGTGGCAGGCTCTTGAAGGAGCAGGGTTATAAATTCGACTTAGTATTCACCTCCTTACTCAGCCGCTCCATCCAGACAGCCTGGTTGGTGCTGGAGGCTATGGGCCAGGAGTGGGTCCCTGTTGTAAAGTCCTGGAGACTTAATGAGCGCCATTATGGTGCCCTGATTGGTTTAAACAGGGCAGAGATGGCCTCACAACatggagaggaaaaagtgaagttGTGGAGAAGGAGCTACGACATCAGCCCACCTCCTATTGATGAGTCTCATCCTTACTTTCTGGAAATCTACAATGACCGCAGATACAACACTTGTGACGTGCCAAAGGACAACCTTCCCCGAGCAGAGAGCCTGAAAGAGGTGTTGGACAGGCTGCTGCCATACTGGGACAGCATTGTGGTGCCGGAGATAAGAAGAGGGAGGACTGTGCTCATTTCTGCTCATGGAAACAGCTGCAGGGCTCTGCTGAAACACCTGGAAG GTATATCGGATAATGAAATAGCCAACGTGACTTTACCTACAGGGATACCTGTGCTGCTTGAGCTGGATGAAAACCTGCGACCTGTGAAACCACGACAACTCTTGGGAGACCAGGCAAAGATTCAGGCAGCCATTAAAAAGGTGGAGGATCAGGGAAAAGCTAAACCATCAACATGA
- the LOC115056918 gene encoding interleukin-17 receptor A produces MLFAFLSLLLSYAIFTRMVTVPFLYICLSAGLSVSSSLWILNERLHCNQTTLRHCEISDCPGTDMLVQRAPTGPEGCSEDFGVTMVKNGAVPIMKLTWILKSDASVLHLKGSKINILDESTNQSICLLFSYTIHEQMNPSSKTKWNFSLDGVVVDPGQTYMVSVTNLPESESRDNLIRKTISVPRCDDKRIQTATVCLENGSLWEPRMTADLSVDKEQKKLLIAVSFEAAQHSERYQVSVLTYLKNVSKENQTKLNLTFELGLPLSQCEILLTIQPYFLRCNDHCFRHQETINYCPYYPPRTLIIKVVVGLLFIDVYLFLLLWRAFHKDSVNTPSSSAKHQPEGFQLHKRKRVLIIYSLDHPLYKNIVLKLCSFLATKCGTEVVLDLLDSARVGVLGGIQWLDWHREQIESSSDKILILCSPGVQAKWRAMCGAEQVFLREDVYSPVGDMLTPALSLIVPHFMRCASFEKYIVAYFDYVCSEEDVPSPFNITVRYKLMKQFEELFFRILDTEKHEPGRVNHIEGLSEDEYHQCPSGRALWEAIEAFHVYQQLHPHWFEDQLLESSDLEVEATLTEIYADPTPQVSSHLLDLNSAESLAM; encoded by the exons atgctcttTGCTTTTTTGTCCTTATTGTTGAGTTACGCCATCTTTACCAGAATGGTCACTGttccttttttatatatttgtttgagTGCTGGCCTCTCAGTATCATCTTCTTTGTGGATATTGAACGAGCGTCTGCACTGCAATCAAACG aCTCTGCGCCATTGTGAAATAA GTGACTGTCCAGGCACAGACATGCTTGTACAACGGGCTCCCACCGGCCCAGAAGGTTGCTCTGAGGATTTTGGAGTCACGATGGTCAAAAATGGAGCAGTCCCTATTATGAAGTTGACATGGATACTAAAGTCAGATG CAAGTGTATTACACCTTAAAGGATCGAAGATAAATATTCTGGATGAAAGTACAAATCAAAGTATTTGTCTGCTATTTTCTTACACAATCCATGAGCAGATGAATCCAAGTAGTAAGACGAAG TGGAACTTTTCCTTGGATGGAGTTGTGGTTGACCCTGGGCAAACATATATGGTCTCTGTTACTAATTTGCCTGAATCTGAGAGCAGAGACAACTTGATCAGAAAGACGATTTCAGTCCCAC GATGTGATGACAAGAGAATCCAAACCGCCACAGTGTGCCTTGAAAATG GAAGCCTGTGGGAACCTCGCATGACTGCTGATTTGTCTGTTGATAAGGAACAAAAAAAGTTGCTCATTGCTGTGAGTTTTGAAGCAGCACAGCATTCAGAAAGATACCAAGTCTCTGTACTTACATACTTAAAGAATGTCTCAAAG gaaaatcaaacaaagcTGAATTTGACGTTTGAGCTTGGTTTGCCGCTGTCACAGTGTGAAATATTGTTAACG ATTCAACCATATTTTCTACGATGCAACGACCACTGTTTCCGCCACCAGGAAACAATCAATTACTGCCCAT attATCCACCACGGACTTTAATTATAAAAGTGGTCGTGGGGTTGCTTTTCATTGATGtttatctttttcttctcctgtggAGAGCATTTCATAAAG ATTCTGTAAACACACCCTCATCCTCTGCCAAACACCAACCGGAGGGTTTCCAGCTGCACAAGAGAAAAAGAGTCCTCATCATCTACTCCCTCGACCATCCGTTATACAAAAACATAGTTCTCAAGCTCTGTAGTTTCCTGGCAACCAAATGTGGTACTGAAGTGGTCTTGGATCTGCTTGACTCTGCCAGGGTAGGAGTGTTGGGAGGCATTCAGTGGTTGGACTGGCACAGAGAGCAAATAGAAAGCTCCTCAGATAAGATACTAATCCTGTGCTCGCCAGGAGTACAAGCCAAATGGAGGGCCATGTGCGGTGCCGAACAGGTTTTTCTGAGAGAGGACGTCTACTCACCTGTAGGTGACATGCTCACTCCAGCACTCAGTCTCATAGTCCCACATTTTATGAGATGTGCTTCCTTTGAAAAATACATAGTGGCTTATTTTGATTATGTTTGTTCTGAAGAGGATGTTCCTTCACCTTTCAACATAACAGTGCGCTATAAGCTAATGAAGCAGTTTGAGGAGCTCTTTTTCCGAATTCTGGATACAGAGAAGCACGAACCCGGCAGAGTGAATCACATTGAAGGGCTTTCAGAGGACGAATACCATCAGTGCCCCTCAGGTAGAGCCCTCTGGGAAGCTATAGAGGCCTTCCATGTGTACCAGCAGCTGCATCCACATTGGTTTGAAGATCAGTTATTGGAGAGCTCAGACTTGGAGGTTGAGGCAACCTTAACTGAGATCTATGCTGATCCAACCCCACAAGTCTCATCGCACCTTTTGGACCTGAATTCAGCCGAGTCATTAGCCATGTAA
- the LOC115056919 gene encoding troponin I, slow skeletal muscle-like, producing MSEGPRKPKYSATRRLHLKSKLLKKAASMLVAESEAKKHEKEKAVNDCFPPLKLSGLSVQELQELCKELHRKIDVVDEARYDMEVKVTRNEKEIQSLNQKIIELKGVKRPNLKRVKKTTEDMLGAYTDTSKLMKADFKANLKTVKKEEEKREEVTDWRKNVEAMSGMEGRKKLFDAGQ from the exons ATGTCTGAGGG GCCG AGAAAACCAAAATATTCAGCAACACGCCGACTGCACTTGAAG TCCAAATTGCTGAAGAAGGCAGCTTCTATGCTGGTGGCTGAAAGTGAAGCAAAGAaacatgagaaagaaaaagccgTGAACGATTGTTTCCCCCCACTGAAGTTGTCCGGTCTGTCAGTTCAGGAACTGCAG GAGCTTTGTAAAGAACTACATCGTAAAATTGATGTTGTAGATGAAGCGAGATATGACATGGAGGTCAAGGTAACCAGGAATGAAAAAGAG ATCCAATCACTGAATCAGAAGATCATTGAGCTGAAGGGTGTAAAGCGGCCAAACCTGAAGAGGgtgaagaaaacaacagaggaCATGCTGGGTGCATACACCGACACCTCCAAACTCATGAAGGCTGACTTCAAGGCCAAcctgaaaacagtgaagaaagaagaagaaaag AGGGAAGAGGTGACTGACTGGCGTAAGAATGTGGAGGCCATGTCTGGTatggagggaagaaagaagCTGTTTGATGCCGGACAATAA
- the LOC115056244 gene encoding troponin I, slow skeletal muscle-like: MADAPKKSKISSSRKLGLKESFSLFIRLLAVAAQMLQEETEQKILEKEATLAQRVPPLNLSGLSLKELQDVCKDLHHMIDVVDEERYDIGLKVSKNDKEIENMKLKITEIQSKFKKPTLRRVKISAEAMLSVLLGTRCKEVFDFKANLKTVKKEEEKKEEVTDWRKNVEAMSGMEGRKKLFDASGN, encoded by the exons ATGGCTGATGC ACCT AAGAAATCAAAGATCTCCTCCTCTCGAAAGCTGGGCTTGAAggaaagtttttctttattt ATCAGATTATTGGCAGTTGCTGCTCAAATGTtgcaggaggagacagagcagaagaTACTGGAAAAAGAAGCTACTCTGGCACAACGGGTTCCTCCTCTAAATCTGTCTGGTCTGTCTTTGAAAGAGCTGCAG GATGTATGCAAAGACTTGCACCACATGATTGATGTTGTAGATGAAGAGCGCTACGATATTGGCCTTAAGGTTtccaaaaatgacaaagag attgaaaacatgaaactgaAGATCACTGAGATTCAGAGTAAGTTTAAGAAACCTACTTTGAGAAGAGTGAAGATCTCAGCAGAGGCCATGCTGAGCGTCCTGTTGGGTACCAGGTGCAAAGAGGTCTTTGACTTTAAGGCCAACCTCAAAACAGtcaagaaggaagaggaaaag AAGGAGGAGGTAACTGACTGGCGCAAAAATGTGGAGGCCATGTCTGgtatggagggaaggaagaagCTGTTTGATGCCTCCGGAAACTAA